A genomic stretch from Megachile rotundata isolate GNS110a chromosome 1, iyMegRotu1, whole genome shotgun sequence includes:
- the LOC100880872 gene encoding uncharacterized protein LOC100880872, translating into MTRYARAKGSKASNERAPNDATPWHVMKQQLVENLSVAQECSKKTKSAKELLHEEKYTSNVAKNNNSEWAEFESNCERQNSSVVEKIKKKHNKQHLSTTENDHNMSSKKSDESGVKVTQKLLKRSIDVNDDCTTEVKSKKYKKMNSQDDNINEVEKKLDQVDTKVDETDSNTNKLNKKRNNNKYNTTEESTKMLVESNDNSQIKDNETNHTPDLKNKIQGVLSKRQKRNLKKRQNIASEAGADTNSENFSNSNDRNYSTENNQTKRFNNGFATQSMNFRNVPHQFGKKTFQNNKRKQKPPKIRDDKEHKRRKPDVGYSKMVINGVEVEIVKFDGFPVKKEDADRLHELKQKMIMKGIPEKDINAAMKLERRKAEKALARIKKCVCFHCRKSGHNLSDCPELQSEQAGTGICFKCGSTEHTHFECKVAKPTEFRYATCFICREQGHIAKQCPDNPKGVYPQGGCCKICGDVTHLKKDCPDLIKEKEENTITVNTIANTDIESLENSKIVPNEKDDKSKKIVKF; encoded by the exons ATGACAAGATATGCAAGAGCTAAAGGATCCAAAGCTTCCAACGAAAGAGCACCAAATGATGCTACACCATGGCATGTAATGAAACAACAATTAGTAGAAAATTTATCCGTAGCTCAAGAATGTTCTAAGAAGACTAAATCTGCAAAAGAATTGTTGCATGAAGAGAAATATACTTCTAATGTTGCAAAAAATAACAATAGTGAGTGGGCAGAATTTGAAAGCAATTGTGAGAGACAAAATAGTTCAGTAGTAGAGAAGATTAAGAAGAAACATAACAAACAACATTTAAGCACAACAgaaaatgatcataatatgTCTTCAAAGAAAAGTGATGAAAGTGGTGTTAAAGTTacacaaaaattattgaaaagaaGCATTGATGTTAATGATGATTGTACGACAGAAGTAAAAAGCAAGAAGtacaaaaaaatgaatagtCAAGATGATAAtataaatgaagttgaaaagaaATTGGACCAAGTTGATACAAAGGTTGATGAAACAGACTCAAatactaataaattaaataaaaaaagaaataacaataaatataatactacAGAAGAATCTACTAAAATGCTAGTTGAAAGCAATGACAATTCACAAATAAAAGATAATGAAACAAACCATACACCTGATTTGAAAAACAAAATTCAAGGTGTTTTATCTAAACGTCAAAAACGCAATTTGAAAAAAAGGCAGAATATAGCATCTGAAGCAGGAGCTGATACTAACTCTGAAAATTTTAGTAACAGTAATGATAGGAATTATAGTACagaaaacaatcagacaaaaagATTTAATAACGGATTTGCAACTCAGTCaatgaattttagaaatgttccACACCAGTTTGGTAAGAAaacttttcaaaataataaacgcAAACAGAAACCCCCTAAAATACGGGATGACAAAGAACATAAAAGAAGAAAACCAGACGTAGGTTATTCAAAAATGGTGATCAATGGTGTTGaagtagaaattgtaaaatttgacgGTTTCCCAGTTAAAAAGGAAGATGCAGATAGATTACATGAGttgaaacaaaaaatgattATGAAAG GAATTCCTGAGAAGGATATAAATGCAGCCATGAAATTGGAAAGAAGGAAAGCTGAAAAAGCATtagcaagaattaaaaaatgcgtTTGCTTTCATTGTCGTAAATCAGGACATAATTTATCTGATTGCCCTGAACTTCAATCTGAACAAGCGGGTACTGGAATTTGTTTTAAATGTGGATCAACAGAACATACACATTTTGAATGTAAAGTAGCTAAACCAACAGAATTTAGATATGCAACATGTTTCATTTGCCGTGAACAAGGACATATTGCTAAACAGTGTCCTGATAACCCTAAAGGAGTATATCCTCAGGGGGGTTGTTGTAAAATCTGTGGAGATGTTACACATCTGAAGAAAGATTGCCCAGATTTAATCAAGGAAAAGGAGGAAAATACTATTACAGTGAACACAATTGCAAATACTGATATAGAATCCTtggaaaatagtaaaattgttccAAATGAAAAAGATGATAAAtctaaaaaaatagtaaaattttaa
- the LOC100875979 gene encoding protein lin-54 homolog isoform X1: MSVNKGQNARALVEPLALDSRTFGDGDLSALSLSHNNEQYSSNDFEAFANIQAELECMNAEEVMTTDEEHIIIERNIETETIVPDVEMTEISEQVEEEHIIYTTANQNNQNIVFQTKPTLQRLPTSTVQVKSNAGQVTQSQSIMIVSPAGGQGASQILKISHPSTASAGQLQSLAQTLITAKSADGNIVQLRSAQPNKPVMATSHSGSITLGNVQNSKTAQSAIKRTAQSTPQNRNVYTKMILAGNQAQSGQQVLITSSQNENQQSIKFLNNNTSSQDVTNPTKTITLAQAQQMGLLSTSKVQHILPSSPQKQGIIVNKLVQSSSSQPSKMTIVSSNTIKSPTKILPAPTMNTQVKTSTISNQQSTFPSNKTSVQQSPQKVIIRQSSLKPGTVLGSGQVIRIPASQNIVTGSNQVHQIQMPGRQVQYVRLVSTPSSGTTNVVTVGKAKSQTTLQTVGVGQKIGGQQQIVKVVPLNTSNQSLRTVAPKATLSASGQRLLIPATATVGNQSKNAVAIPASALSQLASGQAVLSTNSNVGNIVVLPAQYIQQQSTDEVKLKPQQAAPSLLGTSQNLQSSAGNLSVGSVIESKSSQRSYTSVEPNGIRPRKPCNCTKSQCLKLYCDCFANGEFCHMCNCNNCSNNLGNEEERQRAIKSCLERNPNAFRPKIGKGRETGDDIRRHNKGCNCKRSGCLKNYCECYEAKIPCSANCKCIGCRNVEEPNLEKKSLKDLAEAAEVRTAQLTLNKTKLQSSEMSFRPPATSNTGPRQPFNFLTDKVVEITCQCLMAQADEAERNMFDDETSQRLIIEEFGRCLKEIIESAHKAEAT, from the exons ATGTCTGTAAATAAAGGCCAAAATGCTAGAGCTCTGGTTGAACCGTTAGCTCTTGACTCACGTACATTTGGTGATGGTGACTTAAGTGCATTAAGTCTGTCACataacaatgaacaatattcatCCAATGACTTTGAAGCATTTGCAAATATTCAAGCTGAATTGGAATGTATGAATGCTGAAGAAGTCATGACAACAGACGAGGAGCATATAATTATTGAACGAAATATTGAGACTGAAACAATAGTACCTGATGTGGAAATGACTGAAATTTCTGAACAAGTTGAAGAAGAGCATATTATCTATACAACAGCAAATCAGAATAATCAAAATATTGTATTTCAAACAAAGCCAACATTGCAAAGGCTTCCTACGTCTACGGTACag GTAAAGTCAAATGCTGGTCAAGTTACTCAAAGTCAGTCTATTATGATAGTTTCTCCTGCTGGTGGTCAAGGAGCcagtcaaattttaaaaatttcacatccATCAACAGCATCAGCTGGTCAATTGCAATCATTAGCTCAAACCCTTATAACAGCAAAATCTGCTGATGGTAACATAGTTCAATTAAGATCGGCACAACCCAATAAGCCTGTAATGGCAACCAGTCATTCAGGAAGTATCACATTAGGAAATGTACAAAATTCGAAAACAGCTCAATCAGCTATAAAACGAACTGCTCAGAGCACTCCTCAAAAtcgaaat GTATATACAAAAATGATATTAGCTGGAAATCAAGCACAATCAGGACAACAAGTTCTTATAACTAGTTCTCAGAATGAAAATCAGcaatcaataaaatttttaaataataatacatcaaGCCAAGATGTTACAAATCCAACTAAAACTATAACATTGGCACAAGCACAACAAATGGGACTACTTTCTACTAGTAAAGTTCAACATATTTTACCTTCTTCACCACAAAAACAA ggaataattgtaaataaactAGTGCAATCATCAAGTTCTCAACCTTCTAAAATGACCATAGTTTCAAGTAATACAATTAAATCGCCCACAAAGATATTACCAGCACCAACTATGAATACACAAGTTAAAACTTCAACAATTTCAAATCAACAATCGACATTTCCATCTAATAAAACATCTGTGCAGCAAAGTCCTCAAAAAGTAATCATAAGACAG AGCTCCTTAAAACCGGGTACCGTCCTTGGAAGCGGGCAAGTTATCAGAATACCAGCTAGCCAGAATATTGTTACTGGGTCTAATCAAGTACATCAAATACAAATGCCTGGAAGACAA GTGCAATATGTGAGATTAGTTAGTACACCATCATCTGGTACTACAAACGTTGTTACTGTGGGTAAAGCAAAGTCACAAACAACTTTACAAACTGTCGGGGTTGGCCAGAAAATTGGAGGGCAACAACAGATTGTTAAG gtAGTCCCATTAAATACTAGCAATCAATCATTAAGAACAGTTGCACCTAAGGCAACCCTATCAGCAAGTGGTCAAAGATTATTAATTCCTGCAACTGCAACAGTAGGTAATCAATCGAAAAATGCGGTTGCTATTCCAGCATCTGCTTTAAGTCAATTAGCATCTGGGCAAGCTGTTCTTTCAACTAATTCAAATGTAGGAAATATCGTAGTGCTACCTGCTCAATACATTCAACAACAG TCAACAGATGAAGTGAAATTAAAACCTCAACAAGCTGCACCTAGTTTGTTAGGTACCtcacaaaatttacaaagttccGCGGGAAATTTGTCTGTGGGGTCTGTTATAGAAAGTAAAAGTTCTCAGAGGTCTTATACCAGTGTTGAACCAAATGGTATTAGGCCAAGAAAGCCGTGTAATTGTACGAAGTCGCAGTGTCTCAAATT atattgtgattgttttgcGAATGGAGAGTTTTGTCATATGTGTAATTGTAATAACTGTTCTAATAATCTCGGAAATGAAGAGGAACGACAACGTGCTATTAAGTCTTGTTTGGAACGTAATCCAAACGCTTTTCGTCCAAAAATTGGTAAAGGCCGCGAAACAGGCGATGATATACGTAGACATAACAAAGGTTGCAATTGTAAACGAAGtggatgtttaaaaaattattgcgagtgttatgag gcTAAAATTCCTTGCTCTGCTAATTGTAAATGTATAGGATGTCGTAATGTAGAAGAACCAAATTTAGAGAAAAAATCTTTGAAGGATTTAGCAGAAGCTGCTGAAGTAAGAACAGCGCAACTTACGTTAAATAAGACGAAACTGCAATCATCAGAAATGTCTTTTAGGCCACCAGCTACATCAAACACTGGTCCAAG ACAACCATTTAACTTTTTGACTGACAAAGTAGTAGAAATAACTTGTCAATGTTTAATGGCACAAGCCGATGAGGCAGAGCGTAATATGTTTGACGACGAAACATCACAAAGACTcataattgaggaatttggccGATGTCTTAAAGAAATTATAGAATCAGCACATAAAGCTGAAGCTACCTAG
- the LOC100875979 gene encoding protein lin-54 homolog isoform X2 translates to MSVNKGQNARALVEPLALDSRTFGDGDLSALSLSHNNEQYSSNDFEAFANIQAELECMNAEEVMTTDEEHIIIERNIETETIVPDVEMTEISEQVEEEHIIYTTANQNNQNIVFQTKPTLQRLPTSTVKSNAGQVTQSQSIMIVSPAGGQGASQILKISHPSTASAGQLQSLAQTLITAKSADGNIVQLRSAQPNKPVMATSHSGSITLGNVQNSKTAQSAIKRTAQSTPQNRNVYTKMILAGNQAQSGQQVLITSSQNENQQSIKFLNNNTSSQDVTNPTKTITLAQAQQMGLLSTSKVQHILPSSPQKQGIIVNKLVQSSSSQPSKMTIVSSNTIKSPTKILPAPTMNTQVKTSTISNQQSTFPSNKTSVQQSPQKVIIRQSSLKPGTVLGSGQVIRIPASQNIVTGSNQVHQIQMPGRQVQYVRLVSTPSSGTTNVVTVGKAKSQTTLQTVGVGQKIGGQQQIVKVVPLNTSNQSLRTVAPKATLSASGQRLLIPATATVGNQSKNAVAIPASALSQLASGQAVLSTNSNVGNIVVLPAQYIQQQSTDEVKLKPQQAAPSLLGTSQNLQSSAGNLSVGSVIESKSSQRSYTSVEPNGIRPRKPCNCTKSQCLKLYCDCFANGEFCHMCNCNNCSNNLGNEEERQRAIKSCLERNPNAFRPKIGKGRETGDDIRRHNKGCNCKRSGCLKNYCECYEAKIPCSANCKCIGCRNVEEPNLEKKSLKDLAEAAEVRTAQLTLNKTKLQSSEMSFRPPATSNTGPRQPFNFLTDKVVEITCQCLMAQADEAERNMFDDETSQRLIIEEFGRCLKEIIESAHKAEAT, encoded by the exons ATGTCTGTAAATAAAGGCCAAAATGCTAGAGCTCTGGTTGAACCGTTAGCTCTTGACTCACGTACATTTGGTGATGGTGACTTAAGTGCATTAAGTCTGTCACataacaatgaacaatattcatCCAATGACTTTGAAGCATTTGCAAATATTCAAGCTGAATTGGAATGTATGAATGCTGAAGAAGTCATGACAACAGACGAGGAGCATATAATTATTGAACGAAATATTGAGACTGAAACAATAGTACCTGATGTGGAAATGACTGAAATTTCTGAACAAGTTGAAGAAGAGCATATTATCTATACAACAGCAAATCAGAATAATCAAAATATTGTATTTCAAACAAAGCCAACATTGCAAAGGCTTCCTACGTCTACG GTAAAGTCAAATGCTGGTCAAGTTACTCAAAGTCAGTCTATTATGATAGTTTCTCCTGCTGGTGGTCAAGGAGCcagtcaaattttaaaaatttcacatccATCAACAGCATCAGCTGGTCAATTGCAATCATTAGCTCAAACCCTTATAACAGCAAAATCTGCTGATGGTAACATAGTTCAATTAAGATCGGCACAACCCAATAAGCCTGTAATGGCAACCAGTCATTCAGGAAGTATCACATTAGGAAATGTACAAAATTCGAAAACAGCTCAATCAGCTATAAAACGAACTGCTCAGAGCACTCCTCAAAAtcgaaat GTATATACAAAAATGATATTAGCTGGAAATCAAGCACAATCAGGACAACAAGTTCTTATAACTAGTTCTCAGAATGAAAATCAGcaatcaataaaatttttaaataataatacatcaaGCCAAGATGTTACAAATCCAACTAAAACTATAACATTGGCACAAGCACAACAAATGGGACTACTTTCTACTAGTAAAGTTCAACATATTTTACCTTCTTCACCACAAAAACAA ggaataattgtaaataaactAGTGCAATCATCAAGTTCTCAACCTTCTAAAATGACCATAGTTTCAAGTAATACAATTAAATCGCCCACAAAGATATTACCAGCACCAACTATGAATACACAAGTTAAAACTTCAACAATTTCAAATCAACAATCGACATTTCCATCTAATAAAACATCTGTGCAGCAAAGTCCTCAAAAAGTAATCATAAGACAG AGCTCCTTAAAACCGGGTACCGTCCTTGGAAGCGGGCAAGTTATCAGAATACCAGCTAGCCAGAATATTGTTACTGGGTCTAATCAAGTACATCAAATACAAATGCCTGGAAGACAA GTGCAATATGTGAGATTAGTTAGTACACCATCATCTGGTACTACAAACGTTGTTACTGTGGGTAAAGCAAAGTCACAAACAACTTTACAAACTGTCGGGGTTGGCCAGAAAATTGGAGGGCAACAACAGATTGTTAAG gtAGTCCCATTAAATACTAGCAATCAATCATTAAGAACAGTTGCACCTAAGGCAACCCTATCAGCAAGTGGTCAAAGATTATTAATTCCTGCAACTGCAACAGTAGGTAATCAATCGAAAAATGCGGTTGCTATTCCAGCATCTGCTTTAAGTCAATTAGCATCTGGGCAAGCTGTTCTTTCAACTAATTCAAATGTAGGAAATATCGTAGTGCTACCTGCTCAATACATTCAACAACAG TCAACAGATGAAGTGAAATTAAAACCTCAACAAGCTGCACCTAGTTTGTTAGGTACCtcacaaaatttacaaagttccGCGGGAAATTTGTCTGTGGGGTCTGTTATAGAAAGTAAAAGTTCTCAGAGGTCTTATACCAGTGTTGAACCAAATGGTATTAGGCCAAGAAAGCCGTGTAATTGTACGAAGTCGCAGTGTCTCAAATT atattgtgattgttttgcGAATGGAGAGTTTTGTCATATGTGTAATTGTAATAACTGTTCTAATAATCTCGGAAATGAAGAGGAACGACAACGTGCTATTAAGTCTTGTTTGGAACGTAATCCAAACGCTTTTCGTCCAAAAATTGGTAAAGGCCGCGAAACAGGCGATGATATACGTAGACATAACAAAGGTTGCAATTGTAAACGAAGtggatgtttaaaaaattattgcgagtgttatgag gcTAAAATTCCTTGCTCTGCTAATTGTAAATGTATAGGATGTCGTAATGTAGAAGAACCAAATTTAGAGAAAAAATCTTTGAAGGATTTAGCAGAAGCTGCTGAAGTAAGAACAGCGCAACTTACGTTAAATAAGACGAAACTGCAATCATCAGAAATGTCTTTTAGGCCACCAGCTACATCAAACACTGGTCCAAG ACAACCATTTAACTTTTTGACTGACAAAGTAGTAGAAATAACTTGTCAATGTTTAATGGCACAAGCCGATGAGGCAGAGCGTAATATGTTTGACGACGAAACATCACAAAGACTcataattgaggaatttggccGATGTCTTAAAGAAATTATAGAATCAGCACATAAAGCTGAAGCTACCTAG
- the CSN4 gene encoding COP9 signalosome subunit 4 isoform X2: MSEEKMVVTAATFVRQQLMNVACSGGSHKDQAEKYRAVLDSILLLSNEEMVDALKIFIEAIVHEYVSLVISRQVLTDVSNRLLFLPDEISKAVSHYTLDKIQPRVISFEEQVASIRQHLADIYERNQNWREAANVLVGIPLETGQKQYTVDYKLETYLKIARLYLEDDDPVQAEAFINRASLLQAESKNEQLQIYYKVCYARVLDYRRKFIEAAQRYNELSYRSIIHEDERMTALRNALICTVLASAGQQRSRMLATLFKDERCQQLPAYSILEKMYLDRIIRRSELQEFEALLQPHQKACTIDGLGSTILDRAVIEHNLLSASKLYNNITFEELGALLEIPPTKAEKIASQMITEGRMNGYIDQIDSIVHFETRETLPTWDKQIQSLCYQVNQIIEKIAQTEPEWIAKATENQMVD; the protein is encoded by the exons ATGTCAGAAG AAAAGATGGTGGTGACGGCGGCGACTTTTGTACGTCAACAGCTCATGAATGTAGCATGTTCCGGTGGTTCTCATAAAGATCAAGCAGAAAA GTATCGAGCGGTGTTGGATTCGATACTATTATTGTCCAATGAAGAAATGGTTGATGCTTTGAAGATATTCATTGAAGCAA TTGTACACGAATATGTAAGTTTAGTGATCTCAAGACAGGTTCTTACGGATGTTAGCAATCGTTTATTGTTTTTGCCTGATGAGATATCAAAAGCAGTTTCACATTATACATTAGATAAA aTTCAACCACGAGTAATTTCATTTGAAGAGCAAGTTGCTAGTATAAGACAACATTTAGCAGATATTTATGAACGGAATCAAAATTGGAGAGAGGCAGCTAATGTTTTAGTTGGTATACCATTAGAAACTGGACAAAA GCAATATACAGTTGACTACAAACTTGAAACTTATCTtaaaattgcacgattgtaCTTAGAAGATGATGATCCTGTACAAGCTGAAGCATTCATCAATAGGGCATCTCTTTTACAA GCTGAATCAAAAAATGAAcagttacaaatttattacaaagttTGTTATGCTCGCGTATTAGATTATAGGAGAAAGTTTATAGAGGCAGCTCAAAGATACAATGAATTATCATATAGATCCATTATACATGAGGATGAACGTATGACTGCGCTTAGGAATGCTTTAATTTGTACAGTACTAGCTTCTGCAG GACAACAAAGAAGTCGTATGTTAGCTACATTATTTAAAGATGAACGCTGCCAACAACTTCCAGCTTATTCAATTCTTGAAAAGATGTATTTGGATCGTATCATTCGACGCTCCGAATTACAAGAATTTGAAGCCTTATTACAACCTCATCAAAAAGCATGTACAATCGATGGATTGGGCTCAACTATTCTTGATCGTGCCGTTATAGAACATAATTTATTATCTGCTagcaaattatataataatataacttttGAAGAGTTGGGTGCTTTATTAGAAATTCCACCAACAAAGGCTGAAAAAATTGCTAGCCAGATGATTACAGAAGGCAGAATGAATGGATACATTGACCAAATAGATTCTATTGTACATTTTGAAA cACGTGAAACTTTACCAACGTGGGATAAGCAAATACAATCTTTATGTTATCAAGTAAACCaaataatagaaaaaattgCTCAAACTGAACCAGAGTGGATTGCAAAAGCGACGGAAAATCAAATGGTGGATTAA
- the CSN4 gene encoding COP9 signalosome subunit 4 isoform X1, producing the protein MTNLTTTLILILFKKMVVTAATFVRQQLMNVACSGGSHKDQAEKYRAVLDSILLLSNEEMVDALKIFIEAIVHEYVSLVISRQVLTDVSNRLLFLPDEISKAVSHYTLDKIQPRVISFEEQVASIRQHLADIYERNQNWREAANVLVGIPLETGQKQYTVDYKLETYLKIARLYLEDDDPVQAEAFINRASLLQAESKNEQLQIYYKVCYARVLDYRRKFIEAAQRYNELSYRSIIHEDERMTALRNALICTVLASAGQQRSRMLATLFKDERCQQLPAYSILEKMYLDRIIRRSELQEFEALLQPHQKACTIDGLGSTILDRAVIEHNLLSASKLYNNITFEELGALLEIPPTKAEKIASQMITEGRMNGYIDQIDSIVHFETRETLPTWDKQIQSLCYQVNQIIEKIAQTEPEWIAKATENQMVD; encoded by the exons ATGACAAATCTTACTActactttaatattaattttgttta AAAAGATGGTGGTGACGGCGGCGACTTTTGTACGTCAACAGCTCATGAATGTAGCATGTTCCGGTGGTTCTCATAAAGATCAAGCAGAAAA GTATCGAGCGGTGTTGGATTCGATACTATTATTGTCCAATGAAGAAATGGTTGATGCTTTGAAGATATTCATTGAAGCAA TTGTACACGAATATGTAAGTTTAGTGATCTCAAGACAGGTTCTTACGGATGTTAGCAATCGTTTATTGTTTTTGCCTGATGAGATATCAAAAGCAGTTTCACATTATACATTAGATAAA aTTCAACCACGAGTAATTTCATTTGAAGAGCAAGTTGCTAGTATAAGACAACATTTAGCAGATATTTATGAACGGAATCAAAATTGGAGAGAGGCAGCTAATGTTTTAGTTGGTATACCATTAGAAACTGGACAAAA GCAATATACAGTTGACTACAAACTTGAAACTTATCTtaaaattgcacgattgtaCTTAGAAGATGATGATCCTGTACAAGCTGAAGCATTCATCAATAGGGCATCTCTTTTACAA GCTGAATCAAAAAATGAAcagttacaaatttattacaaagttTGTTATGCTCGCGTATTAGATTATAGGAGAAAGTTTATAGAGGCAGCTCAAAGATACAATGAATTATCATATAGATCCATTATACATGAGGATGAACGTATGACTGCGCTTAGGAATGCTTTAATTTGTACAGTACTAGCTTCTGCAG GACAACAAAGAAGTCGTATGTTAGCTACATTATTTAAAGATGAACGCTGCCAACAACTTCCAGCTTATTCAATTCTTGAAAAGATGTATTTGGATCGTATCATTCGACGCTCCGAATTACAAGAATTTGAAGCCTTATTACAACCTCATCAAAAAGCATGTACAATCGATGGATTGGGCTCAACTATTCTTGATCGTGCCGTTATAGAACATAATTTATTATCTGCTagcaaattatataataatataacttttGAAGAGTTGGGTGCTTTATTAGAAATTCCACCAACAAAGGCTGAAAAAATTGCTAGCCAGATGATTACAGAAGGCAGAATGAATGGATACATTGACCAAATAGATTCTATTGTACATTTTGAAA cACGTGAAACTTTACCAACGTGGGATAAGCAAATACAATCTTTATGTTATCAAGTAAACCaaataatagaaaaaattgCTCAAACTGAACCAGAGTGGATTGCAAAAGCGACGGAAAATCAAATGGTGGATTAA
- the LOC105662941 gene encoding voltage-dependent anion-selective channel isoform X1, with translation MIMAPPSYTELGKNARDLFTDGYHFGLIKLDIKSKTKSGVEFGTGGVSNQDSGKVFGTLETKYKIDDYGLKFSEKWNTDNTLATDVTFADKLLKGLTLGYGCTFSPQTGTKTGKLKTAYKQDNVSANADFDLSLSAGPLVNASTVVGYQGWLAGYQACFDTQNNKLTKNNFALGYIASDFTLHAAVNNGCDFSGLIYHKVKPELEGAINLEWNSSNNVTQFGIATKYKLDSDASVRAKVNSNLQVGLGYQQKLRDGITLTLSTNIDGKNFGSGGHKVGLALDLEA, from the exons ATCATGGCCCCACCATCATACACTGAATTAGGCAAAAATGCTCGCGATTTATTTACCGATGGATATCACTTTGGTCTTATTAAGTTAGATATAAAATCAAAGACCAAATCTGGTGTAGAATTTGGTACTGGTGGGGTGTCTAATCAGGATAGTGGAAAAGTATTTGGTACTTTGGAAACCAAGTACAAAATTGATGATTATGGGTTAAAATTTAGTGAAAAATGGAACACAGATAATACACTTGCTACTGATGTTACTTTTGCTGACAAATTGCTCAAAGGTCTTACCCTTGGCTATGGCTGCACTTTCTCCCCACAAACAGG GACCAAGACTGGAAAGTTAAAGACAGCTTACAAACAAGATAATGTATCAGCAAATGCTGATTTTGATCTTAGTTTGTCTGCGGGTCCTCTTGTAAATGCATCAACTGTTGTAGGATATCAAG gATGGCTGGCTGGTTACCAGGCCTGTTTTGATACACAAAATAATAAACTCACAAAGAATAACTTTGCACTGGGATACATTGCCTCTGATTTCACTCTCCATGCTGCAGt aaACAATGGCTGTGACTTTAGTGGCCTCATTTATCATAAGGTAAAACCAGAACTGGAAGGAGCAATTAATCTTGAATGGAATTCAAGTAATAATGTTACACAATTTGGAATTGCTACCAAATACAAACTTGATTCAGATGCATCTGTCAGAGCTAAAGTCAATTCTAATCTTCAAGTAGGTTTGGGATATCAACAAAAGTTACGTGATG gtATAACTTTGACACTATCTACAAATATTGATGGAAAGAACTTTGGTTCTGGTGGACACAAGGTTGGTCTTGCATTAGATCTTGAGGCTTAA
- the LOC105662941 gene encoding voltage-dependent anion-selective channel isoform X2 — MAPPSYTELGKNARDLFTDGYHFGLIKLDIKSKTKSGVEFGTGGVSNQDSGKVFGTLETKYKIDDYGLKFSEKWNTDNTLATDVTFADKLLKGLTLGYGCTFSPQTGTKTGKLKTAYKQDNVSANADFDLSLSAGPLVNASTVVGYQGWLAGYQACFDTQNNKLTKNNFALGYIASDFTLHAAVNNGCDFSGLIYHKVKPELEGAINLEWNSSNNVTQFGIATKYKLDSDASVRAKVNSNLQVGLGYQQKLRDGITLTLSTNIDGKNFGSGGHKVGLALDLEA; from the exons ATGGCCCCACCATCATACACTGAATTAGGCAAAAATGCTCGCGATTTATTTACCGATGGATATCACTTTGGTCTTATTAAGTTAGATATAAAATCAAAGACCAAATCTGGTGTAGAATTTGGTACTGGTGGGGTGTCTAATCAGGATAGTGGAAAAGTATTTGGTACTTTGGAAACCAAGTACAAAATTGATGATTATGGGTTAAAATTTAGTGAAAAATGGAACACAGATAATACACTTGCTACTGATGTTACTTTTGCTGACAAATTGCTCAAAGGTCTTACCCTTGGCTATGGCTGCACTTTCTCCCCACAAACAGG GACCAAGACTGGAAAGTTAAAGACAGCTTACAAACAAGATAATGTATCAGCAAATGCTGATTTTGATCTTAGTTTGTCTGCGGGTCCTCTTGTAAATGCATCAACTGTTGTAGGATATCAAG gATGGCTGGCTGGTTACCAGGCCTGTTTTGATACACAAAATAATAAACTCACAAAGAATAACTTTGCACTGGGATACATTGCCTCTGATTTCACTCTCCATGCTGCAGt aaACAATGGCTGTGACTTTAGTGGCCTCATTTATCATAAGGTAAAACCAGAACTGGAAGGAGCAATTAATCTTGAATGGAATTCAAGTAATAATGTTACACAATTTGGAATTGCTACCAAATACAAACTTGATTCAGATGCATCTGTCAGAGCTAAAGTCAATTCTAATCTTCAAGTAGGTTTGGGATATCAACAAAAGTTACGTGATG gtATAACTTTGACACTATCTACAAATATTGATGGAAAGAACTTTGGTTCTGGTGGACACAAGGTTGGTCTTGCATTAGATCTTGAGGCTTAA